Proteins encoded within one genomic window of Saccharopolyspora pogona:
- a CDS encoding MFS transporter, whose amino-acid sequence MSTKPPLVLSAATLISNFDRFAVTPILMLIALGLQVPLGAAVAAASGYFLAYGLSQPVWGLLSDRFGRVPVMRGTLVGAAVAGVVSALAPNLTALVVARAITGACMGAVVPGSLTYVGDTVPQKNRQAALSDLMAASAMGTALATAVGGLLAGFLDWRAVFAVPAGCAALCAFLLRKLPEPERAQVEGVRNHLMAVLGNRWALLVFGLVFVEGAVLLGTMTFLPSALVQGGVAVAVAGLATATYGVGVWSFSRLVKVLGRRLAVWQLIAIGGTAMALGYLVVTADANIATVVVAALLLGGGWSFMHSSLQTWVTSVVPEARGTAVALFASALFLGSAVASAAAGPFVERGSYSLVFGIAAATAVPLLITASACRYRYQKRNEPARAGRAG is encoded by the coding sequence ATGTCGACCAAGCCGCCGCTGGTGTTGTCCGCCGCCACGCTGATCTCCAACTTCGACCGCTTCGCGGTCACGCCGATTCTGATGCTGATCGCGCTCGGCCTGCAGGTGCCGCTGGGGGCGGCGGTCGCCGCTGCGAGCGGCTACTTCCTCGCTTACGGCCTCTCCCAACCGGTTTGGGGGTTGCTCTCGGATCGGTTCGGGCGGGTTCCGGTCATGCGCGGCACGCTGGTCGGCGCCGCTGTGGCGGGCGTGGTCTCCGCGCTGGCGCCGAACCTGACCGCACTGGTCGTGGCGCGCGCCATCACCGGCGCGTGCATGGGCGCTGTCGTTCCGGGTTCGCTGACCTACGTCGGCGACACCGTGCCGCAGAAGAACCGCCAGGCCGCCCTTTCGGACCTGATGGCGGCGTCGGCGATGGGCACCGCGCTGGCGACCGCCGTCGGCGGGCTGTTGGCCGGTTTCCTGGACTGGCGCGCGGTTTTCGCGGTCCCGGCCGGGTGCGCCGCTCTGTGCGCCTTCCTGCTCCGCAAGCTTCCGGAGCCGGAGCGCGCCCAGGTCGAGGGCGTGCGCAACCACCTGATGGCGGTGCTGGGGAATCGTTGGGCCCTGCTGGTCTTCGGGCTGGTGTTCGTCGAGGGCGCGGTGCTGTTGGGCACCATGACGTTCCTCCCCTCGGCATTGGTGCAGGGAGGTGTCGCCGTCGCCGTGGCCGGCCTCGCCACCGCCACCTACGGCGTTGGCGTGTGGTCGTTCTCCAGGCTGGTCAAGGTCTTGGGGCGGCGGCTGGCGGTCTGGCAGCTGATCGCGATCGGCGGCACCGCGATGGCGCTCGGATACCTGGTCGTGACGGCCGACGCCAACATCGCGACCGTCGTGGTCGCGGCGCTGCTGCTCGGTGGCGGCTGGTCGTTCATGCACTCGTCGCTGCAGACCTGGGTGACGTCGGTGGTCCCGGAGGCCAGGGGCACCGCCGTGGCGTTGTTCGCCTCGGCGCTGTTCCTCGGGAGCGCGGTCGCTTCGGCTGCTGCGGGTCCGTTCGTCGAGCGAGGTTCGTACTCGCTGGTCTTCGGAATCGCCGCCGCCACCGCGGTTCCGCTGCTGATCACCGCGTCCGCGTGCCGCTACCGCTACCAGAAGCGGAACGAACCCGCACGCGCTGGCCGGGCCGGGTGA
- a CDS encoding ESX secretion-associated protein EspG codes for MIESFTLSAEAADILGEDLRINLRQFPFEIPHFAATVDERARLRKDVWGRLEQRRLADRGRVEPELEQALNLLNRPAVAVAVTSYDGQSDNVYRARVAVAGRAGVVTVQDEQGLRIEFIDVRGLARVCVGLLPEMPAGKLEGGTIADGGEPKPPRAADAEPDSWLGAAQPTASGHGGGEMRKVQKIMALPVRRVGYFVVIGLDASGQQVRLPAIGWRDTEEGRCSVTTRRNNDGERWNTFGPADGTRLIRYLGEQLATFRSR; via the coding sequence ATGATCGAATCGTTCACGCTTTCCGCGGAAGCGGCGGACATCCTCGGCGAGGATCTGCGGATCAACCTGCGGCAGTTCCCGTTCGAGATCCCGCACTTCGCCGCCACCGTCGATGAACGCGCACGGCTCCGCAAGGACGTCTGGGGAAGGCTGGAACAGCGCCGATTAGCCGATCGCGGCCGGGTCGAACCGGAGCTGGAGCAGGCGCTGAACCTGTTGAATCGCCCGGCGGTCGCCGTGGCGGTGACCTCCTACGACGGGCAGTCGGACAACGTCTACCGGGCGCGCGTGGCGGTCGCCGGGCGGGCCGGAGTCGTCACGGTTCAGGATGAGCAGGGCTTGCGGATCGAGTTCATCGACGTCCGTGGGCTCGCCCGTGTGTGCGTCGGGCTGCTGCCGGAAATGCCGGCGGGAAAGCTCGAAGGGGGCACGATCGCAGATGGTGGTGAGCCGAAGCCACCGCGCGCGGCCGACGCCGAGCCGGATTCGTGGCTCGGGGCGGCGCAGCCGACCGCGTCCGGCCACGGTGGCGGAGAGATGCGCAAGGTGCAGAAGATCATGGCGCTACCGGTGCGGCGCGTCGGCTACTTCGTGGTGATCGGCCTGGACGCCAGCGGCCAGCAGGTCCGGCTCCCGGCGATCGGCTGGCGGGACACCGAAGAGGGCCGCTGCAGCGTCACGACGCGCCGCAACAACGACGGCGAGCGCTGGAACACTTTCGGCCCGGCGGACGGAACGCGCCTGATCCGCTACCTCGGCGAACAGCTCGCCACCTTCCGCTCGCGCTGA
- a CDS encoding helix-turn-helix domain-containing protein: MARSAQLRRLAAELRRLRELAERTQTDVATAIGRTHATLVNWERGKTKIGQSDLARLLAELRAPAEVRKGLEQLRSENGHGQWSVYGLAEWLRPLVSFEEDAVEVTAFEPIVIPGLLQTEAYAHAVHVAGPYTTAPGDIDKWVAARLRRQHRLFESPVMGFRVVIAEAALRLNVGGPGVMRDQLARLLEVAARDNITVQVLPGSTGAHPGMAGNLAVLDFGDPEVDPPLGYFDGPLGGYLIDDEGDVATMIRILADMRSAALDESSSAAVIAAMLEACREKGGEDVRADQGGLA; the protein is encoded by the coding sequence ATGGCGAGGTCGGCGCAGCTCCGAAGGCTTGCGGCTGAGCTGAGGAGGCTTCGAGAGCTTGCTGAACGGACGCAAACTGATGTGGCGACGGCCATTGGTCGGACGCACGCGACACTGGTCAACTGGGAGCGGGGGAAGACCAAGATCGGTCAGTCCGACCTCGCCCGACTGCTGGCAGAACTGAGAGCTCCCGCCGAAGTCCGGAAGGGACTTGAGCAACTGCGGTCCGAGAACGGACACGGCCAATGGTCTGTCTACGGACTTGCTGAGTGGCTTCGGCCATTGGTGAGCTTCGAAGAGGACGCCGTCGAGGTGACCGCCTTCGAGCCGATCGTGATTCCAGGGCTGTTGCAGACCGAGGCCTACGCGCACGCTGTTCATGTGGCGGGCCCATACACAACGGCTCCTGGTGACATCGACAAGTGGGTGGCGGCCCGATTGCGCCGGCAGCATCGACTTTTCGAGAGTCCTGTGATGGGCTTCCGTGTGGTGATCGCGGAGGCCGCGCTGCGCCTGAACGTCGGCGGACCTGGCGTTATGCGAGACCAGCTGGCGCGACTCCTCGAAGTTGCGGCCAGGGACAACATAACCGTCCAGGTGTTGCCGGGTAGCACCGGCGCGCATCCTGGAATGGCAGGCAATCTAGCGGTCTTGGACTTCGGTGACCCCGAGGTTGATCCGCCCCTGGGGTACTTCGATGGCCCGTTGGGTGGCTACCTCATCGACGATGAGGGCGACGTCGCAACGATGATCAGAATTCTTGCTGACATGCGTTCTGCTGCGTTGGACGAGTCTTCCTCTGCCGCAGTCATCGCTGCAATGCTGGAAGCATGTCGCGAGAAGGGTGGCGAGGATGTTAGAGCTGACCAAGGCGGCTTGGCGTAA
- a CDS encoding DUF397 domain-containing protein — protein sequence MLELTKAAWRKSSYSTSGGNCVEVATIPSGAWRKSSRSDDQGACVEVAFPGGAVATRDSKDSEGGILVFGHPAWSAFLAATARGAFDLR from the coding sequence ATGTTAGAGCTGACCAAGGCGGCTTGGCGTAAGTCGAGCTACAGCACTTCGGGTGGAAACTGCGTTGAAGTTGCCACGATCCCCTCCGGTGCGTGGCGCAAGAGCTCGCGCAGCGATGATCAAGGTGCTTGCGTCGAGGTGGCGTTCCCGGGCGGGGCGGTGGCGACTCGGGATTCGAAGGATTCTGAGGGCGGGATTCTCGTGTTCGGTCACCCTGCCTGGTCGGCGTTTCTCGCTGCGACTGCTCGGGGTGCCTTCGACCTGCGGTGA
- the cobO gene encoding cob(I)yrinic acid a,c-diamide adenosyltransferase → MPQGQPSTVPNDGLTTRQRRNRPLVVVHTGEMKGKSTAAFGLALRGWNQGWSIGVFQFVKSAKWRVGEESAFRALGRLHDETGEGGPVEWHKMGEGWSWTRKKVSEDDHAAAALEGWREIARRIGEQHHGLYVLDEFTYPLHWGWVDVAEVVETLRDRPGHQHVVITGRYAPQALIDAADLVMETTKVKHPMDAGQKGQKGIEW, encoded by the coding sequence ATGCCTCAGGGACAGCCTTCGACCGTGCCGAACGACGGGTTGACCACTCGCCAGCGCCGCAACAGGCCGCTGGTCGTGGTGCACACCGGCGAGATGAAGGGCAAGTCCACCGCCGCGTTCGGGCTCGCGCTCCGCGGCTGGAACCAGGGATGGTCGATCGGCGTGTTCCAGTTCGTCAAGTCCGCGAAATGGCGCGTCGGCGAGGAGTCGGCCTTCCGCGCACTGGGACGGTTGCACGACGAAACCGGTGAGGGCGGCCCCGTCGAGTGGCACAAGATGGGCGAAGGCTGGTCCTGGACCCGCAAGAAGGTCAGCGAGGACGACCACGCCGCAGCCGCGCTGGAGGGCTGGCGGGAGATCGCCCGCCGGATCGGCGAGCAGCACCACGGCCTCTACGTGCTGGACGAGTTCACCTATCCGCTGCACTGGGGCTGGGTCGACGTCGCCGAGGTCGTCGAGACCCTGCGCGACCGACCCGGGCACCAGCACGTCGTGATCACCGGCCGCTATGCCCCGCAGGCGCTGATCGACGCTGCCGACCTCGTCATGGAGACCACCAAGGTCAAGCACCCGATGGATGCCGGCCAGAAGGGCCAGAAGGGCATCGAGTGGTGA
- a CDS encoding cobyrinate a,c-diamide synthase produces the protein MVTGALPLARLIVAAPASGQGKTTVATGLLGALRRRGTAVAAFKVGPDYIDPGYHRLAAGRPARNLDPVLVGADRIAPLFRHGAAGAELSIVEGVMGLFDGRIGPGDGIAVGSTAHVAQLLSAPVVLVVDAKGQSHSVAALLHGFRSYRPEVRVAGVILNRVGSPRHEEVLRDAADNAGLPVLGAIPRTEDLAVPSRHLGLVTAAEHGGEAVRAVDAMADVVARSVDLDAVCALARSAPELPGPAWDPRDEVKPQARPVVAVAGGQAFTFAYAEHVELLEAASAEVVVLDPLNDERLPERTAGVVLPGGFPEQHAAELSANTALRKEIAAFAATGAPIHAECGGLLYLARELDGHPLCGVLDARARMSPRLVLGYRDAVAAADSVDSVLFAEGARVSGHEFHRTVLEPGSGSQPAWIWRGATGVQREGFVQGGVHASYLHTHPAGQPGAVQRFVARCA, from the coding sequence GTGGTGACCGGTGCGCTTCCGCTTGCTCGGTTGATCGTGGCGGCTCCCGCGTCGGGGCAGGGCAAGACGACGGTGGCGACCGGGTTGCTGGGCGCGCTGCGGCGCCGGGGCACTGCGGTCGCGGCGTTCAAGGTCGGCCCGGATTACATCGACCCCGGGTACCACCGGCTCGCCGCAGGCCGCCCGGCCCGCAACCTCGATCCGGTGCTGGTCGGGGCGGACCGCATCGCGCCGCTGTTCCGGCACGGTGCCGCCGGGGCCGAGTTGTCCATCGTGGAGGGTGTGATGGGGCTGTTCGACGGCCGCATCGGGCCCGGGGACGGGATCGCGGTCGGCTCCACCGCGCACGTCGCTCAACTGCTGAGCGCGCCGGTCGTGCTGGTCGTCGATGCGAAGGGGCAAAGCCACAGCGTCGCCGCGCTGCTGCACGGTTTCCGCAGCTACCGCCCGGAGGTCCGGGTCGCGGGCGTCATCCTCAACAGGGTCGGCTCGCCGCGGCACGAGGAGGTGCTCCGCGACGCCGCCGACAACGCGGGTCTCCCCGTGCTCGGCGCGATCCCGCGCACCGAGGACCTCGCCGTTCCGTCGCGCCATCTCGGTCTCGTCACGGCTGCCGAGCACGGCGGGGAGGCGGTCCGCGCGGTCGACGCGATGGCCGACGTCGTTGCCCGGTCGGTGGATCTCGACGCGGTGTGCGCGCTTGCGCGCTCGGCTCCCGAGCTGCCCGGGCCCGCCTGGGATCCGCGCGACGAGGTGAAACCGCAGGCGAGGCCGGTGGTCGCGGTCGCCGGGGGGCAGGCATTCACCTTCGCCTACGCCGAGCACGTCGAGCTGCTCGAAGCCGCCAGTGCCGAGGTCGTCGTCCTCGACCCGCTCAACGACGAGCGGCTACCGGAACGCACCGCGGGCGTGGTGCTGCCGGGCGGTTTCCCCGAGCAGCACGCCGCCGAGCTGTCGGCGAACACCGCTCTGCGTAAGGAAATCGCGGCGTTCGCCGCCACCGGCGCGCCGATCCACGCCGAGTGCGGCGGGCTGCTGTACCTGGCAAGGGAGCTGGACGGCCACCCGCTGTGCGGGGTGCTCGACGCGCGGGCGCGAATGTCGCCGCGGCTGGTGCTCGGCTACCGCGACGCGGTGGCCGCCGCCGATTCAGTCGATTCAGTCCTATTCGCCGAAGGAGCACGAGTGAGCGGGCACGAATTCCACCGCACCGTCCTGGAACCCGGCAGCGGATCGCAACCCGCCTGGATCTGGCGCGGCGCGACCGGTGTCCAGCGGGAAGGCTTCGTGCAGGGCGGCGTGCACGCCTCCTACTTGCACACCCATCCGGCCGGGCAGCCTGGCGCGGTCCAACGGTTCGTGGCGAGGTGCGCGTGA
- the cobI gene encoding precorrin-2 C(20)-methyltransferase: protein MRLVGVGVGPGDPEMLTLAALREIRAAGTVFVPVLAADEQGRAEAIVRAHLGDDDRVQRLVFALADPVDGPQDRRRRHWDEAAAVVAQRLRDQGGTVAFATLGDPAVYSTFSYLAATVAELLPEVDLAAVPGITAMQATAAQAGVALTEGAESLTVIPVMRDVTALQEALRARGTVVAYKGGRRLGELRAAIAESGALERAVYAEHLGTPDARVLPLSDVSEVDDAPYLSTVVVLPPRGGRGEQW from the coding sequence ATGCGGCTGGTCGGTGTCGGGGTAGGCCCCGGCGATCCGGAAATGCTGACCCTGGCCGCGCTGCGCGAGATCCGGGCGGCGGGCACCGTGTTCGTCCCGGTGCTCGCCGCCGACGAGCAGGGCCGGGCGGAAGCCATCGTCCGCGCGCACCTGGGCGACGACGACCGGGTGCAGCGGCTGGTTTTCGCGTTGGCCGATCCGGTGGACGGCCCGCAGGACCGGCGGCGCAGGCACTGGGACGAGGCCGCCGCGGTCGTCGCGCAGCGGCTGCGTGATCAGGGCGGCACCGTGGCCTTCGCCACCCTCGGGGATCCCGCCGTGTATTCGACCTTCAGCTACCTCGCGGCCACCGTGGCAGAGCTGTTACCCGAGGTCGACCTGGCCGCTGTGCCGGGGATCACCGCGATGCAGGCCACGGCCGCGCAAGCGGGCGTGGCGCTGACCGAAGGTGCCGAATCACTCACCGTGATACCGGTGATGCGTGACGTGACCGCGCTGCAGGAGGCGCTGCGGGCACGCGGTACGGTCGTTGCCTACAAAGGCGGCCGGCGGCTCGGCGAACTGCGCGCCGCGATCGCCGAGAGCGGAGCCCTGGAGCGCGCGGTCTACGCCGAGCACCTGGGCACGCCGGACGCGCGGGTGCTGCCGCTGTCCGATGTGTCCGAAGTGGACGACGCGCCTTATCTGTCCACTGTGGTAGTACTTCCACCCCGAGGCGGAAGAGGAGAACAATGGTGA
- the cobM gene encoding precorrin-4 C(11)-methyltransferase, protein MVTGRISFIGAGPGAADLITVRGARRIAEADIVVWAASLVAPECIQEHARSDAELVDSSRLTHEQALEIYRRAERDKLNVARVHSGDPSLWGAVQEQHDACARMNLEVEIVPGVPAFSAAAAAIGRELTVPEVAQSLVLTRLEGGKTPMPEGEKVREFAKHGTTMALFLSAARTGQLVEELRAGGYPDDTPVLVAYKVTWPDELLLRTNLADLEKTVKQHKLWRHTLFIVGKGLASSGTRSHLYHAGHFHTYRRADPAARRALRAERPTAARRRAESDSKPAPRTEGSGERVRDSDVAWWAVRDWQESARGAARVAANRAAPARRVDAAQSQLFTDDVTAGERPVDAVEVSEQSVRSDACADVVGSERPVDAVEVSEQSVRSDACADVVGSERPVDAVEVSEQSVRSDACADVVGSERPVDAVEVSEQSVRSDALEPKPRRTSAASTTATRATAKAVPAKRGGTKSGAKSAATKSAVKPAAAKRTKSATTTTAAAKETPAARRKSPAKPDEQGE, encoded by the coding sequence ATGGTGACTGGCCGGATCTCGTTCATCGGTGCCGGACCGGGCGCGGCCGACCTGATCACGGTCCGCGGTGCCCGGCGGATCGCCGAGGCCGACATCGTGGTGTGGGCCGCGAGCCTGGTCGCACCGGAATGCATCCAGGAGCACGCGCGCAGCGACGCGGAACTGGTCGACTCCTCCCGGCTGACCCACGAGCAGGCGCTGGAGATCTACCGCCGCGCCGAGCGCGACAAGCTCAACGTCGCCCGGGTGCACTCCGGCGACCCGTCGCTGTGGGGCGCGGTCCAGGAGCAGCACGACGCGTGCGCGCGGATGAACCTGGAAGTCGAGATCGTGCCGGGCGTTCCGGCGTTCTCCGCCGCTGCGGCCGCCATCGGGCGTGAGCTCACCGTGCCGGAAGTCGCCCAGTCGCTGGTGCTGACCCGCCTGGAGGGCGGCAAGACGCCGATGCCCGAAGGCGAGAAGGTGCGCGAGTTCGCCAAGCACGGCACCACGATGGCGCTGTTCCTCTCCGCCGCGCGGACCGGCCAGCTCGTCGAGGAACTGCGGGCCGGCGGCTACCCCGACGACACCCCGGTGCTGGTGGCCTACAAGGTCACCTGGCCCGACGAGCTGCTGCTGCGCACGAACCTCGCCGACCTGGAGAAGACCGTCAAGCAGCACAAGCTGTGGCGGCACACGCTGTTCATCGTCGGCAAGGGCCTCGCCAGCTCGGGAACCCGTTCGCACCTCTACCACGCGGGGCACTTCCACACCTACCGCCGAGCCGACCCGGCCGCGCGCCGCGCGCTGCGGGCCGAGCGCCCCACCGCTGCGCGCCGCCGCGCGGAGAGCGACTCGAAGCCCGCCCCGCGCACCGAAGGCTCGGGGGAGCGGGTACGCGACTCCGACGTCGCCTGGTGGGCGGTGCGCGACTGGCAGGAGAGCGCCCGCGGCGCGGCGCGGGTCGCGGCGAACCGCGCGGCCCCGGCCCGTCGGGTCGACGCCGCGCAGTCCCAGCTGTTCACCGACGACGTGACGGCGGGCGAACGGCCTGTTGACGCCGTAGAGGTGAGTGAACAGTCCGTTCGCTCCGATGCGTGTGCTGATGTGGTTGGGAGCGAACGGCCTGTTGACGCCGTAGAGGTGAGTGAACAGTCCGTTCGCTCCGATGCGTGTGCTGATGTGGTTGGGAGCGAGCGGCCTGTTGACGCCGTAGAGGTGAGTGAACAGTCCGTTCGCTCCGATGCGTGTGCTGATGTGGTTGGGAGCGAGCGGCCTGTTGACGCCGTAGAGGTGAGTGAACAGTCCGTTCGCTCCGATGCGCTGGAGCCGAAGCCGCGCCGGACCTCGGCGGCCAGCACGACGGCTACCCGGGCCACGGCGAAGGCCGTTCCCGCGAAGCGCGGCGGAACGAAGTCCGGGGCGAAGAGCGCGGCGACGAAGTCGGCGGTGAAACCGGCCGCGGCGAAGCGGACGAAGTCCGCGACCACCACGACGGCAGCGGCGAAGGAGACGCCCGCCGCGCGGCGCAAGTCCCCGGCGAAGCCGGATGAGCAGGGCGAGTAA
- a CDS encoding cobalt-precorrin-5B (C(1))-methyltransferase: MSRASNEAQPPLREPDLPRTAKVRPKALRTGFTTGACSAAAARAAAQLLATGHLPATVDVPFPDGRYRRFQVDSGSIGPATAVVVKDAGDDPDVTHGARMTASVTARDDGEIVLHGGEGVGVVTKPGLGLEVGGPAINPVPREMITDAVREALGERGADVTITVPGGEKMAYKTTNRRLGIFGGISILGTTGIVRPFSTASWRSSVEQAVSVLAAQGGRVAVLSTGGRTEKAAMRLLPDEPEVAFIEVGDFTGAALRRAVEHGLDEVVFVGMIGKLTKLASGVVMTHYTRSKVDTALLGRLTGEFGGDPEQVAEIEQAATARRAYEVWQHSGLLSACAHRLCGQVAAVLERFSEECGRRLRVRVAMVDFQGEHVVAATEARWVSWQSR, translated from the coding sequence ATGAGCAGGGCGAGTAACGAGGCGCAGCCGCCGCTGCGGGAGCCGGACCTGCCGCGCACCGCGAAGGTCCGGCCCAAGGCGCTGCGCACCGGGTTCACCACGGGTGCGTGTTCCGCGGCGGCGGCCCGGGCGGCGGCCCAACTGCTCGCCACCGGGCACCTCCCGGCCACCGTGGACGTCCCGTTCCCGGACGGCAGGTACCGGCGCTTCCAGGTGGATTCGGGGTCGATCGGGCCCGCGACCGCAGTGGTCGTCAAGGACGCGGGCGACGACCCCGACGTCACGCACGGCGCTCGGATGACCGCGTCGGTCACCGCCCGCGATGACGGCGAGATCGTGCTGCACGGCGGCGAAGGCGTCGGCGTCGTGACCAAGCCGGGCCTCGGCCTGGAGGTCGGCGGTCCGGCGATCAACCCGGTGCCCCGCGAGATGATCACCGACGCGGTGCGCGAGGCGCTCGGCGAGCGCGGCGCGGACGTCACGATCACCGTGCCCGGTGGTGAGAAGATGGCCTACAAGACCACCAACCGGCGGTTGGGCATCTTCGGTGGCATCTCGATCCTCGGCACCACCGGCATCGTGCGGCCGTTCTCCACCGCGTCCTGGCGGTCCAGCGTCGAACAGGCGGTTTCCGTGCTCGCCGCACAGGGCGGCCGGGTTGCGGTGCTGTCCACCGGCGGTCGCACCGAGAAGGCCGCGATGCGGCTGCTGCCCGACGAGCCCGAGGTGGCGTTCATCGAGGTCGGCGACTTCACCGGTGCGGCGCTGCGTCGCGCCGTCGAGCACGGGCTGGACGAGGTCGTGTTCGTCGGCATGATCGGCAAGCTGACCAAGCTTGCCTCCGGCGTGGTGATGACGCACTACACGAGGTCCAAAGTGGACACGGCGTTGCTCGGTCGGCTGACCGGCGAGTTCGGTGGCGACCCCGAGCAGGTCGCCGAGATCGAGCAGGCCGCCACAGCCCGCCGGGCGTACGAGGTGTGGCAGCACAGCGGGCTGCTCTCGGCGTGTGCGCACCGGCTCTGCGGGCAGGTGGCAGCAGTATTGGAGCGGTTCAGCGAGGAATGCGGCCGTCGGCTGCGTGTTCGGGTCGCGATGGTGGACTTCCAGGGCGAACACGTGGTGGCGGCCACCGAGGCAAGGTGGGTGTCGTGGCAGTCACGGTGA
- the cbiE gene encoding precorrin-6y C5,15-methyltransferase (decarboxylating) subunit CbiE, with translation MAVTVIGVDGGDLPKGGAEALESARLVVGGRRHLEAHAPEHARKLELGPLEPALNALSSLSGDEHGVVLASGDPGFFGAVRALRERGIRCTVLPSTSSVQQLMARVGRSWDDVVVVSAHGRDLRQAINVCRARPAVAVLTAPKAGPAQIASGLAGWRRTMVVAEDLGGPNESVVTIEPAEAAKRTWYEPNIVLSLADLDDVPHRGWIAGGEPVPPATGWALSEDEFSHRDGMITKAEVRAVALAKLAPRPGTLVWDVGAGSGSVAVECARMGAATIAVESNEAQVVRLVTNAASHGVDVRIEEGAAPQALRNLPRPDAIFVGGGGTEVVTACAHAGASRVVVALAALDRVGPTRDALRAADYEVEGVQLSAARLAELPDGASRLEAANPVVLISGYRKQR, from the coding sequence GTGGCAGTCACGGTGATCGGGGTCGATGGTGGGGATCTGCCGAAGGGCGGTGCCGAAGCGCTGGAGTCGGCACGGCTCGTGGTGGGCGGCAGACGGCACCTCGAAGCGCACGCGCCGGAACACGCGCGCAAGCTCGAACTTGGGCCGCTGGAACCGGCGTTGAACGCCTTGTCGTCGCTGTCCGGTGACGAGCACGGCGTGGTGCTGGCCTCGGGTGATCCCGGCTTCTTCGGCGCGGTCCGAGCGCTGCGCGAACGCGGCATCCGGTGCACGGTGCTGCCCTCGACCTCCAGCGTCCAGCAGCTGATGGCGCGCGTCGGTCGCTCCTGGGACGACGTCGTGGTGGTCAGCGCGCACGGCCGCGACCTCCGCCAGGCGATCAACGTCTGCCGCGCGCGACCGGCGGTGGCGGTGCTGACCGCGCCGAAGGCCGGCCCGGCCCAGATCGCCTCCGGGCTGGCCGGTTGGCGCCGGACCATGGTCGTCGCCGAGGACCTTGGCGGGCCGAACGAGTCGGTGGTCACCATCGAACCGGCCGAGGCGGCCAAGCGCACCTGGTACGAGCCGAACATCGTGCTCTCCCTGGCCGATCTGGACGACGTGCCGCACCGGGGCTGGATCGCCGGCGGCGAGCCGGTGCCGCCGGCGACCGGCTGGGCGCTGTCCGAGGACGAGTTCTCGCACCGCGACGGCATGATCACCAAGGCCGAGGTGCGGGCCGTGGCGCTGGCGAAGCTCGCGCCACGGCCGGGGACGCTGGTCTGGGACGTCGGGGCCGGATCCGGTTCGGTGGCGGTGGAGTGCGCCCGGATGGGCGCGGCGACGATCGCGGTGGAGTCCAACGAGGCCCAGGTAGTGCGGTTGGTCACCAACGCGGCGAGCCACGGCGTGGACGTCCGGATCGAGGAGGGCGCGGCGCCGCAAGCGCTGCGCAACCTGCCGCGGCCCGACGCGATCTTCGTGGGGGGCGGCGGCACCGAGGTCGTCACGGCGTGCGCGCACGCCGGAGCGTCCCGCGTCGTGGTTGCGCTGGCGGCGCTGGACCGGGTCGGGCCGACCCGCGACGCGCTGCGGGCGGCGGACTACGAGGTGGAGGGCGTGCAGCTGTCGGCGGCAAGGCTGGCGGAACTGCCCGACGGCGCGTCCCGCCTGGAAGCGGCCAACCCGGTCGTGCTGATCTCCGGATACCGGAAACAACGCTGA